One Pseudochaenichthys georgianus chromosome 7, fPseGeo1.2, whole genome shotgun sequence DNA segment encodes these proteins:
- the LOC139434152 gene encoding LOW QUALITY PROTEIN: bridge-like lipid transfer protein family member 3A (The sequence of the model RefSeq protein was modified relative to this genomic sequence to represent the inferred CDS: inserted 2 bases in 2 codons) encodes MRTSDLLAESCVRVLWPQAGFAYRVTVLVAEEKREQSAGPPSYLYRKEARGFTKNLSPDKINLSTXKGEGQLSNLELDEEVLQNMLDLPTWLAVTRVYCNKAAIRIQWTKLKTSPICLFLDKVEVEMRTCEEPRPPNGPSPIAITAGQSEYGFAEKVVEGMSVRINNITIKVQARAFHASFELWQLQGNSLNPKWESSDLRXTRVTDPKRGEVLTFKEINWQSLRIEADAIESNDQDLGSTPLRLITNQGRIRIALKRRIKDCNVLASKLLFILDDLLWVLTDSQLKAIIHYAKSLSEAMEKSAQQRKSRTAESLQTAPPSPGLHNLWTETPPAPAGPPSTTSQYFDLYDVKESSFHTFISRLDLHICNDSSSLDDDEAPPPGLQGAMQLTFRRLGFDYYPVHRPADGCRHWERYSGAMEAQAQWAGKLLQEYQRRVQAAGIPGPHSEPPQPNKDSPAKTVRDGQSSPKSGPSPSEQAAGRTCTAPSGSSLKRLRSCCVVVRVDDVDIHQASLNELSD; translated from the exons ATGCGAACAAGCgacctgctggctgagagcTGCGTCCGCGTGCTCTGGCCCCAGGCAGGATTCGCATATCGCGT TACTgtgctggttgctgaagaaaagagggagcagagtgccgggcccccttcctatttataccggaaggaggcccgagg GTTCACCAAGAATCTGTCCCCTGACAAGATCAACCTGAGCA TTAAGGGGGAGGGGCAGCTGTCCAACCTGGAGCTCGATGAAGAGGTTCTGCAGAACATGCTGGACCTGCCAACCTGGCTGGCTGTCACCCGGGTCTACTGCAACAAGGCCGCCATCAGG aTACAATGGACAAAGTTGAAAACAAGCCCCATCTGTCTG TTCTTGGATAAGGTTGAAGTAGAAATGCGGACATGTGAGGAGCCGCGTCCACCAAACGGCCCCTCTCCCATAGCTATCACAGCAGGACAGAG TGAGTACGGCTTTGCAGAGAAAGTGGTGGAGGGCATGTCAGTGAGGATCAACAACATCACCATCAAGGTTCAGGCTCGTGCCTTCCACGCCTCCTTCGAGCTCTGGCAATTACAAGGAAACAGCCTGAACCCCAAATGGGAGAGCAGTGACCTCC TAACCCGTGTCACCGACCCGAAGAGAGGAGAG GTGTTGACATTCAAAGAAATAAACTGGCAGAGTCTGCGTATCGAGGCGGATGCCATTGAGAGTAACGACCAGGATCTTGGTAGCACGCCGCTCCGTCTCATCACCAACCAGGGACgcattcgcatcgctctaaagCGCCGA ATAAAGGACTGCAACGTGCTGGCATCCAAGCTGCTCTTCATTCTCGACGACCTGTTGTGGGTGCTGACGGACTCTCAGCTCAAAGCCATCATACATTACGCCAAGTCTCTGAGCGAGGCCATGGAGAAGTCGGCCCAGCAGAGGAAGAGCAGGACGGCAGAGTCCCTACAG accgctcctccttctcctGGCCTCCACAACCTGTGGACAGAGACCCCCCCTGCCCCTGCTGGCCCCCCCAGCACCACCAGTCAATATTTTGATCTCTACGATGTTAAGGAGTCTTCTTTCCACACCTTCATTTCCCGATTGGACCTACACATATGCAACGACAGCTCTTCATTAGATGACG ATGAGGCTCCCCCACCGGGCCTGCAAGGTGCCATGCAGCTGACATTCAGGAGGCTGGGCTTTGACTACTATCCCGTCCACAGACCGG CTGATGGATGTCGGCACTGGGAGCGCTACAGTGGAGCCATGGAGGCTCAGGCTCAGTGGGCCGGGAAACTCCTGCAGGAGTACCAGAGGAGGGTCCAGGCTGCTGGGATCCCCGGGCCCCACTCTGAGCCCCCCCAGCCCAACAAGGACTCCCCCGCAAAGACAGTACGAG ATGGTCAGTCCAGCCCTAAGTCGGGACCCTCCCCCTCTGAGCAGGCAGCAGGCAGGACCTGCACTGCTCCTTCAGGGTCCTCGCTGAAGAGGCTGCGCTCCTGCTGCGTGGTGGTCAGGGTGGACGACGTGGACATTCACCAGGCAAGCCTAAATGAATTATCTGATTAG